Below is a genomic region from Spongiibacter nanhainus.
CTGCATCTCGACCGGGAAAGCGGAAGCAAGTTGGAGCAACAGGAGTATCGGCTCAAGCTGCGAGATGGTCGCCTGGGAAACATCACCATTCGCAAAGTCATTAGTACCAACGGCGCCATGCACGTAGAAGTCCTGTTTGAAGGTCGCCGCGAAGACAGCTAACTCCGTATTACCGTCAACAAAAGGTGCATCGTTTCTTCAAACTATGCACGACTTGCACAGCCAGCCCGGCAACACTATAGTCAGCCGCGTCGCCTATATTCCTTGAGATGATTTTTACCTGGACGCCGTTAATGCGGCAGTGGGAGTTTCCGTGCACCCTGGGGAGCGCTTTAATAGCTTTACACATCTTGCTGGCGTTGTTGCCGCCATCGTGGGGGCGCCGTTACTGGTATGGCCGGCGCTGTTGGCCGGGCACGGCTGGAAAATCGCTGGCCTGTCGATTTACTGCGTTTGCCTTATCGCCCTCTACCTGTTCTCGACCCTCTACCACAGCACTAAAGGCCAGCACAAAGCCTTATTCAGGCACTTGGACCATCTCGCCATCTACCTGCTAATTGCCGGTACTTACACGCCGTTTTTGTTGATCACCCTGCGCGGTGGCAACGGCTGGTGGATGTTCGCGGTGATTTGGTTGCTGGCGGTGGTGGGGATGGTTTTGGAGTCAGTGTCATCCTCTCAGCGCCGCCGTTTGTGGTCGATCCCCATCTACTTGTTAATGGGTTGGTTGTCTCTATTGCTGATTAAACCGCTGTTTGCGGCGCTGCCCCCGGCGGGTTTTAACTTGCTGCTAATTGGAGGGGTGGCCTATACCTCGGGGATCATATTCTATGCCCTGGATAAAAAGGTCAGCTTCTTTCACGGTATCTGGCATCTGTTTGTACTGGCGGGCAGTGTCTGCCATTACCTGACTATATACTACTATGTGGCTTAGAGCGGTATGTCGCTAAAACTGGTCGATGTCTGGATTTGTGTCGCGGCAGTGCTGATCGCCATACCGCTGATCGCCTTGTTTATGCCCCTTTCTTTGGCCGGTGTGCCGTACCAGTGGGCAACGGCGTCTTTGCTATTGGCGCTGCAATGGCTGGTGGGTGCGGCCTTGATGTACACAGCGGTGGAAAAACGCCGGGGCACCGAATTGGGCCATAAGTTGTTTCCGGCTTCGGTAATGAGCGTGGTGCTGTGGCTGGCCATGTTGTCATTTTGGTGGCGCGCGCTGTAACGATCTGATTGTGGGGGCCTCGGGTGGTTAAGCTGGTGGAAACCTGGCGGATCTTTGTGCGCTTTCTCTACCTGGGTTGTGTGAGCTTTGGCGGACCCGCTGCTCACATTGGCTATTTCCGCAAAGAGTTTGTCGAACAGCGACGCTGGCTCAACTCAGATCAGTTCGCCGCTAACCTTGCCCTGTGTCAGTTTCTTCCCGGTCCTGCCTCCAGCCAGCTGGGCTTTGCCATTGGCTGCCATCGCGGCGGTTTGTGGGGCGGGCTGGGAGCCTTTTGGGGCTTTACCCTGCCTTCGTTTCTGCTGATGTGGGCGCTGGCCAGTAGTCAGCAACACGGTCTGGGGCCGCTGTTGTTCGAAAGCGGGGTGGTGGAGGGCCTCAAACTGCTGGCGGTAGCGGTGGTGGCCGATGCCATCTGGACGATGGGTCAACAGTTTTGCCGTCGCTGGGATACCGCCGTGATCGCTGCATTAACGGCCTTAGCACTGTGGTGGCTTACCACGCCTTTGACTCAGCTCGCGGTGTTGGCCGCAGCTGCGGTACTGGGTTATCTGCGCAGCGAGAAACCAAATAGGCCAGTACCGCAAGTGACATTGCCAGCAAGCGGTAAAGGCGCACTGCTTATATTTGCGCTGGTGCTGCTGGCTTCATTCGTCGCGGCAAGCTCGGTGTTTTCCCAGTTCTATCAAGCCGGCGCCCTGGTGTTTGGCGGTGGCCATGTGGTTGTTCCTCTGCTGCAGAGCTTTATTGGTGACGCGGTGCCCGCCGATCAATTTTTATTGGGTTACGCGGCGGCCCAGGCGGTGCCGGGCCCAATGTTCACCCTGGCCAGCTATCTGGGGGCGGTGCTGCGGCCGGAGTCTGCCCTGACCTTTGCGGCTGTGGCGACGGCCGGGGTCTTTCTACCGGGGTTTCTGTTGGTGATCGCCTTGCGGGAGAGTTGGCAGACCCTGTCTCAGCGGCCCCGTATTGCTGCGACCGTCACCGCCGTGAATGCGGCGGCGGTGGGGATGTTGGTGGCGGCCTGGTTTGGCCCCATCACCGGCCATGCGCCTGCGGGCTGGTGGGCCGCGGGTGTGGCGGTGCTTGGCTTTGTCGCCTTGCGCAGCAAGCGGGTACCGGTGGGAGTGTTAATTGTGGGGTTCTCATTGCTGGGCTGGTGGCAGTTTTAGTACCGCGGCAGTCCGCAATGCTGGAGTGAAAAAGTGCTCGGTGCTACCACAGCGACAGCTGGTTGCCACCTCTTGATGGTGGGCAAAAGTCTCCGCAGTTGAGTTCGGTGCGCTGGTTAGCCGCCAGGCCGTGCTGGCGCAGGGCGCGATGAAAGCGCTGGTTGATCAGCTCGGCAAAAATTCCCTGTCCCCGCATGCGCTCGCCAAAGCGGCTGTTGTAGAGCCGACCGCCGCCGATATCTTTTAAGCGGCTAAGAATATGTCCCGCCCGCTGGGGAAAGTGCTGGTAAAGCCAGTCGATAAAGAGCGGCGCCACCTCATGTGGAAGCCGCAGCGGAATGTAGGAGGCGGACTGGGCGCCGGCTTCCGCGACAGCGGCGACGATCTGCTCCAGCTCTCGCTCGTTGAGCAGGGGGATGACCGGAGCGATCAATACACTCACTGGCACACCGGCGGCGCGCAGTTCGCGAATAGTGCGCAGCCGGCTCTCGCCGCTGCTGGCTCGAGGTTCCAGTTGCCGTTTTAGTGCCTTGTCCAATGTAGTGACGCTGATCGCCACATGAACCAGATTATGCTCTGCCATGGCCCGAAGCAGATCCAGGTCCCGGAGAATGAGGGCGCTTTTGGTGATGATAGAGATCGGCTGCTTAAAGCGCAGCGCCACCTCTAACAAGCGGCGGGTGACCTCAGTGTCTTTCTCTAGCGGTTGATAGGCGTCGGTGTTGATGCCCAGAGCAATGGGTTGGCACTGATAGCCAGGCCGCTGTAGTTCCGCCTCAAGCAGCGCCGGAGCATTGTGTTTAACGCTGATCTTGGTTTCAAAATCGATGCCCGGCGACAGGTCGATATAGGCGTGACTGGGTCGGGCAAAACAGTAGATACAACCGTGCTCGCAGCCCCTGTAGGGGTTAATGGACAGGTTGAAGGGTACATCCGGCGAACGGTTGCGGGTAATGATGGACTTGGCGGTTTCCTGCCGCAGCTCGGTAGTGGGCGCGGTCGGGGAGAGCTCCAGAAGATCTATCGTTTCTTGCTGTGTTCTGGGCTCACCCCCTGTTCTGGGCTCACCCTCTGTTCTGGGCTCAACATAGGGTTCCACCCAGTGCTGGGCAAAGCGCCCCGGGAGCCGTGAAGCGGTGCCGCGCCCTTTAATTGGCGCGGCTGTGTAGGATTTGTCCATCATGACCACAGGCTACTGCTATACTGGTTAAATGTACAGTATTTATTTGGTGCAGGCCTGCTGTACCTAGCGGTCGCTGTCTGGCGGTGGTTTTGGGTCACCTGGGACCCGGTCCTTGAGGCGGTAAGCGAAAGCGATAATCTCTGCCACGGCCACGTAGAGTGCCGGCGGTATTTCGGTATCCAGATCCACGCAAGACAGCAGCATGGCCAGTTGCTTGTCCTGGTAAATGGGGATATCCGCTTCGGTAGCAATTTCCAGAATGCGCCGGGCAATTTCGCCTTCGCCCTTGGCGCTCACCGTGGGGGCGGTGTCGCCGTCATAGTGAAGAGAGACGGCAATACTGCCCGGCATTGAGTGGGGTTTGGGGGGCGTAGTCATGCCTGGTCCTCCAGCAGATGGCGGCTACTGAGGGGCGACCCGGGGCCGTCGGTATCGCCACAGCGGCTGTGGATCTCGCAGGGGCCCTCAAGATGCTCTTCCAGCTCGCTCTGGTAGCGCTGAATCAGTGCCAGCGTTGCCGGTCGAGCGGCGGTAAACTGAATGTCCAGGGTGCCTTTGGTATCGGCAACGGTGACTTTGATGGCGCCGAGTGCGGGGAAGTCAAAGCTGAGCGTAAAGCGCCACTGGTGCTGGGTATCGCCCTGGTGGTCACGATCCTGGGGGGCATCGTGTTGTTCTTTATCCCGATAGGGGGCTCGCTCCACTGCAATTTGCCAGACATCGATACCGTCCTCGTCCACAACCGGAATTTCCATGATATGGGGGCGTTGGCTGTCGTCTTTGCTCTGAAGGCTGAGCAATTGGTGGGCCTGGATGCGGGCCAGTGCGCCGTCTACCTGATGTTGTAGCTGATTTAGCAGCTGGCCGGGGTCGACATGGCGAGTGATCGGCAGGCGGCCCTGACTGCGTATTGCTCCAGGCAACTCGCTACTGGTGGGGGTTGGGCTGCTATTGGCGTAGGCCGACATTGCCGGGTTTCGCGACGGTGGCGCTGAATGAGAGGCGTGGGGGTGTGAGCTCCTTGCGGGGCGGTATTCTGTGCCGGGGCGATTTGCTGTGGCGGGTGTACTCTCTGCACTGCCGAAGTGTTGCCGTGCCAATAGTGCCGCCAAGCGCAGTAGCTGAGCCTTGATGTCCGAGCGCCCCACCTGGCCCTGGGCCAGGCCGGCTTCCAGAAACAAACCGCTGTTTAAAAGCGCTTGCTGCAAACCGCGGGGGTCCTGCATTTGTTGCCGGCGGGGCAAGGCAGCGAAAAGCTGTTGCAAGCCGGCCTGTAGCGCATGGTTGGGTGCTGACTGGGGAGATTGCGCCAACGCGGTGATCAAACCGCTACTAAGCTGATTCAGGCCCTGCTGTTGGGGTAGAGTGGCTTTTAGCAGCGGTAACAGTTTGGCGTCGGCTCGGTTGAGGATTTGTAATAGCGGGCGCTGCTGGGCATCCCGGCCAGTGACTTGCAGTTGCAGCTGCTCGCCCTGGCGCAGTGGCGTTTGGCTCTCTGCCATTAGCCGCAGGTTGCCCGAGGCCAGCTCATACAGATGACCGGCCTTTTGCCCCAGCACGACCGCCATCAATAGACGGTCCGCCGGCAAAATCGGCGCCGGGCCAGCAGGGCGGTTTACCGCCGCTGGCTGAATGGCGGGGGTCGTGTTTATGATGACCATGGGCGTACTCGCGAGTGTTCACCCTGTTATCGGCAAAATGCCGGTAAGCTTTAACTGCGCACCACTCGGTATAGCGTATAGTAAGCTGAGAGAGCGCAGCACCAAAACCAATAAGCGTCGTTACTGACGGCCACAGTCATACCGACACTGCTTAACGCAAAGGAGACCGCAATGACGCAGTTTTACGATTTTTCACTCAATACCTTACAGGGAAAGCCCCTGGCGATGAACGAATATCAGGGCAAAGTGGTACTGGTGGTTAACACCGCCAGCAAATGCGGTTTTACGCCCCAATACGCCGGATTGCAGGAGCTTTACGATAAATACAAAGACCAGGGCTTGGAAATAATCGGCGCACCCTGTAACCAGTTTGGCAAGCAGGAACCCGGCGATGCTGACACCATTCAGGGCGAGTGCCTGATTAACTACGGCGTCAGTTTCCCGATGACTGAAAAACTAGAGGTAAACGGCAAAAACGCCCATCCCCTGTTTGCCTACCTGAAAGAAGCTGCCCCCGGCACATTGGGTAACCGCATCAAGTGGAATTTCACCAAATTTCTGGTGGGCAAAGATGGTGAGGTGATCAAGCGCTATGGCTCTATGACCAAGCCCGCGGCGATTGCATCGGATATTGAGGCGGCATTAAAGGCATGAGGGGCACGTTAAGACATCAATAAAAAATTGCCAGCTAGTCGGCAGTGAGGCCGCGTCACCCTTTGACGCGACTTCACTGCTGGGAGCCAATGGCTTATAAACAGCAGCTTTGACTGCTCAGGCTCTGTGATGCAGCCAAAAACTATGATGTAGGCTTAGCAGGGCACTCGGGAATACGCGCCCGAGCCGGCTTCAAAAACAAACCATAATAATAACGGTGAAAGTATGAATATACGGCGATGCATAGGCATTGTGGCCTGCACGCTGCTGGCAGCGGCCTGCGGTGGTGGTTCCAGCTCCAGCTCCAGTAAGGGAGTGGGCAGCGATAATCCAGAGCCTGGGGTGAATCAAGACTTTGTTGAAGTTGACCTACACACCTATGAAACCCCGCCTTTGGCTGAGGGGGAAATAGAGCTACTCACTCTATCAACCTTTCCTGAAACGGTGTCCGGTGGTGATGTGCTAGTGGCTGTGCGTGGGGTGTCTGAGGACGCAACGCCGCATTTTAGTCTTAATGGACAAGAGATATTCCCAGATATCCGCCACGGCGATAACGCGGAACAACTAGAAGCCATGATTGTCGGTTTGCAGACTGGCGACAATGTGCTTGCCGTTGAGGTTGGGGAGGGTGATCAGCGGCGCCGTGTGGAGATTATCTTAACCAATCACCCTATTACAGGCCCTATTATTTCCGGCCCCCACCAGTCGCCCTTTGCTTGCCGTACTGTTGAGTCAGGCCTTGGCGAGCCGCTGGACGAGAATTGCAGCATCGCGACCACCTACGAATGGTTTTATCGGCGACTCCCTGACTTACAATACGCTGAGCTTGACCCCAATGCCGACGCTTACCCTCCAGATATGCAAACCACGGTGACGCGTGACGGTGAATCGCTACCTTTCATCGTGCGGGTTGAGTCGGCCACTATTAATCGCGGCATTGCCAGAATTGCCGTGCTGGATGATCCCATTGCCCGGGGTGGTCCGACACCCTTTACACCCAGTTGGAACCGGCGGGTTTACTATATCTATGGTGAGTCTTGCGATGTGGGCTATCACCAGGGGAGTAACTCGCCTAACTTCGTTTTAGGTGCGCCTCCGGACATTCCTGCTGCGCTGCAGGAAGGCCTGGCCAACCAGGACCCAGAGGCCTTGGCGGCGCTAGTGGATACCGGCAACCTGCTAATCAACTTGGTGGGCGGGGCAGAGCGACTGGGCAAAGGTGATATCGTGGTGCATTCCACGCTTTCGGCCTTCGGGGTGCACTGTAATCCCTTTGTCAGCCTTGAGACCACCATGATGCTCAAGGAACATATCATTGAGGATTATGGCGTCCCCCATCAGTTTATTGGTACCAACGGTTCAGGAGCGGCGCTGCAGCAATATAACGCTGCCAATAGTGCGCCTGGTTTGCTGACCGGCGCCATGCCTACCGCGACCTTCTCCGACATTGCCAGCACAGCAATGACGGTGGTGGATTGCGGTCTGTTGGTGAATTACTTCGACAACAGTGAGTTTGACTGGTCTACCCCAGATAAACGGGCCGCGGTGACCGGGCACAATGTGCAGAGTTCGCTTAGTTTGGGGCCAGTCAGTGAACTCGACCCCAGCGGCGAGAGTGATGTCCTTAACAACGAGATATGTAAGAGCTGGATCAGTACCTTCTTTGACAAGGTCCAGGCCCAGGAAGGTTGCGGAAACGTACCGGAAGACCTGCGCTATCACCCCCAAGACAACCCAGCGGGTGCCCGCTGCACGGTGCAGGACGCCAATGTGAATTGGTTGGGCACAGAACCCCACCCCGATCACCCCAATGTGGAAGTTGCCCGCCGCCCCTTGGATAATATTGGTGTGCAATACGGGCTAGAGGCGCTCAAAGCCGGTGCTATTAGCGCCGAAGAGTTTATCGACCTCAATCGCCAAATTGGCGGTTTGGATATCGATGGTAACTTTGTCAGCGAACGTCACGCCATGTCGGAGGAACTGTCAGGACGGTTATACCAGATTGGCCAAGTGATCGGTCGCGGCTATTTAGCCGAGACGCCGGTTATGGATATAGCCCCCTACCTCGACGTTATTCCACTGTTAAACATCCACGAGTCAGTGCGACCGTTTACTATTCGCGCGCGTTTAAATGCCCGCGAAGGACGGGAGGATACTCACGTTATCTGGCGCGGGGTACTGACCCAGCCCGACGCCTTTGAAACCATGGACGCCTGGACCGAAGCTATCCGCCAAAACCCATCAAACAACCGGGTGAATGACGTTGCTTCACTGCGCCCCATGGGCCCTGCGGCACCCTATGGTGCAGTAGACTCCTGTTCGATTTCCACCCTGGGCGGGCAATTGGATTTGCCCAATGTGCTTTTACTGCCTTTGGGTGGTCAGGTGCCAATACTGGCCGACCTCGGCCTGCCAGGTATGGAGGTCCCTATTGGGGTGAATGCACCGGAAACCTGGGAGGCGGATGGCTCTGGTAGTGGCCCTTGTGCCAATGCGCTGCCGGTTGTTCAAACTCCGCGCATGGTGGCGGGAATGCCTATGTCAGGTGACGTGATCAAATGCCAGCTAAAAGCCATCGACCCCGCCGATTACAATGGCCTGCTGGATGCGCAGCACTTGGCGGAGCTGGTAGAAATATTCCCCGATGGCGTATGCGATTACGACCAACCAGGTGTAGGGGATTTGCCGCTGGGGCAAAAGAGCCTGCGATGGCCCAGTGTGGGCGGCACCTCGCTGTTCACGGAAGGCGGCACTCTGTCTCCTCGCTCCCTGCAATGGCGGGCGGTGAGGTCGAGCAATGAGTAGTGGGGAATGTGTTTGAGGGGTGACCGGGCACAAAAAAGCCGCCCGTAGGCGGCTTAATCGTTTAAGTGGCGAGTTCGGTTTATACCGCGACTTCAGTCACTTCAACTGAGGCGATACGCACACCTTCTTCCGCACCTTTCTGGAAGGACTCGATTTGATCGAAGTTCATG
It encodes:
- the chrA gene encoding chromate efflux transporter, whose translation is MVKLVETWRIFVRFLYLGCVSFGGPAAHIGYFRKEFVEQRRWLNSDQFAANLALCQFLPGPASSQLGFAIGCHRGGLWGGLGAFWGFTLPSFLLMWALASSQQHGLGPLLFESGVVEGLKLLAVAVVADAIWTMGQQFCRRWDTAVIAALTALALWWLTTPLTQLAVLAAAAVLGYLRSEKPNRPVPQVTLPASGKGALLIFALVLLASFVAASSVFSQFYQAGALVFGGGHVVVPLLQSFIGDAVPADQFLLGYAAAQAVPGPMFTLASYLGAVLRPESALTFAAVATAGVFLPGFLLVIALRESWQTLSQRPRIAATVTAVNAAAVGMLVAAWFGPITGHAPAGWWAAGVAVLGFVALRSKRVPVGVLIVGFSLLGWWQF
- a CDS encoding PA0069 family radical SAM protein; protein product: MMDKSYTAAPIKGRGTASRLPGRFAQHWVEPYVEPRTEGEPRTGGEPRTQQETIDLLELSPTAPTTELRQETAKSIITRNRSPDVPFNLSINPYRGCEHGCIYCFARPSHAYIDLSPGIDFETKISVKHNAPALLEAELQRPGYQCQPIALGINTDAYQPLEKDTEVTRRLLEVALRFKQPISIITKSALILRDLDLLRAMAEHNLVHVAISVTTLDKALKRQLEPRASSGESRLRTIRELRAAGVPVSVLIAPVIPLLNERELEQIVAAVAEAGAQSASYIPLRLPHEVAPLFIDWLYQHFPQRAGHILSRLKDIGGGRLYNSRFGERMRGQGIFAELINQRFHRALRQHGLAANQRTELNCGDFCPPSRGGNQLSLW
- the trhA gene encoding PAQR family membrane homeostasis protein TrhA, coding for MHPGERFNSFTHLAGVVAAIVGAPLLVWPALLAGHGWKIAGLSIYCVCLIALYLFSTLYHSTKGQHKALFRHLDHLAIYLLIAGTYTPFLLITLRGGNGWWMFAVIWLLAVVGMVLESVSSSQRRRLWSIPIYLLMGWLSLLLIKPLFAALPPAGFNLLLIGGVAYTSGIIFYALDKKVSFFHGIWHLFVLAGSVCHYLTIYYYVA
- a CDS encoding EscU/YscU/HrcU family type III secretion system export apparatus switch protein, giving the protein MTTPPKPHSMPGSIAVSLHYDGDTAPTVSAKGEGEIARRILEIATEADIPIYQDKQLAMLLSCVDLDTEIPPALYVAVAEIIAFAYRLKDRVPGDPKPPPDSDR
- a CDS encoding glutathione peroxidase — its product is MTQFYDFSLNTLQGKPLAMNEYQGKVVLVVNTASKCGFTPQYAGLQELYDKYKDQGLEIIGAPCNQFGKQEPGDADTIQGECLINYGVSFPMTEKLEVNGKNAHPLFAYLKEAAPGTLGNRIKWNFTKFLVGKDGEVIKRYGSMTKPAAIASDIEAALKA
- a CDS encoding flagellar hook-length control protein FliK codes for the protein MVIINTTPAIQPAAVNRPAGPAPILPADRLLMAVVLGQKAGHLYELASGNLRLMAESQTPLRQGEQLQLQVTGRDAQQRPLLQILNRADAKLLPLLKATLPQQQGLNQLSSGLITALAQSPQSAPNHALQAGLQQLFAALPRRQQMQDPRGLQQALLNSGLFLEAGLAQGQVGRSDIKAQLLRLAALLARQHFGSAESTPATANRPGTEYRPARSSHPHASHSAPPSRNPAMSAYANSSPTPTSSELPGAIRSQGRLPITRHVDPGQLLNQLQHQVDGALARIQAHQLLSLQSKDDSQRPHIMEIPVVDEDGIDVWQIAVERAPYRDKEQHDAPQDRDHQGDTQHQWRFTLSFDFPALGAIKVTVADTKGTLDIQFTAARPATLALIQRYQSELEEHLEGPCEIHSRCGDTDGPGSPLSSRHLLEDQA
- a CDS encoding DUF6351 family protein, with protein sequence MNIRRCIGIVACTLLAAACGGGSSSSSSKGVGSDNPEPGVNQDFVEVDLHTYETPPLAEGEIELLTLSTFPETVSGGDVLVAVRGVSEDATPHFSLNGQEIFPDIRHGDNAEQLEAMIVGLQTGDNVLAVEVGEGDQRRRVEIILTNHPITGPIISGPHQSPFACRTVESGLGEPLDENCSIATTYEWFYRRLPDLQYAELDPNADAYPPDMQTTVTRDGESLPFIVRVESATINRGIARIAVLDDPIARGGPTPFTPSWNRRVYYIYGESCDVGYHQGSNSPNFVLGAPPDIPAALQEGLANQDPEALAALVDTGNLLINLVGGAERLGKGDIVVHSTLSAFGVHCNPFVSLETTMMLKEHIIEDYGVPHQFIGTNGSGAALQQYNAANSAPGLLTGAMPTATFSDIASTAMTVVDCGLLVNYFDNSEFDWSTPDKRAAVTGHNVQSSLSLGPVSELDPSGESDVLNNEICKSWISTFFDKVQAQEGCGNVPEDLRYHPQDNPAGARCTVQDANVNWLGTEPHPDHPNVEVARRPLDNIGVQYGLEALKAGAISAEEFIDLNRQIGGLDIDGNFVSERHAMSEELSGRLYQIGQVIGRGYLAETPVMDIAPYLDVIPLLNIHESVRPFTIRARLNAREGREDTHVIWRGVLTQPDAFETMDAWTEAIRQNPSNNRVNDVASLRPMGPAAPYGAVDSCSISTLGGQLDLPNVLLLPLGGQVPILADLGLPGMEVPIGVNAPETWEADGSGSGPCANALPVVQTPRMVAGMPMSGDVIKCQLKAIDPADYNGLLDAQHLAELVEIFPDGVCDYDQPGVGDLPLGQKSLRWPSVGGTSLFTEGGTLSPRSLQWRAVRSSNE